In Rhodothermales bacterium, a genomic segment contains:
- a CDS encoding zinc-binding dehydrogenase has protein sequence MGPTSFGRLRYPAAYSFGQCSKVLKTGGSYVATLLSVAMMTGMVRALFSSKHCRFVRVSSKRADLELVGDWLSDGLEVPIDSRHKIADLDAALKRQTNRGRIGRVVVDVSGWQL, from the coding sequence ATGGGTCCGACTTCCTTCGGTCGTCTTCGATACCCGGCCGCGTACTCGTTCGGCCAGTGCTCAAAGGTCCTGAAGACGGGCGGTTCGTACGTGGCCACACTGCTCAGCGTAGCCATGATGACTGGCATGGTGCGCGCGTTGTTCAGTTCCAAGCACTGCCGTTTCGTACGGGTCTCCTCCAAGCGAGCGGATCTCGAACTCGTTGGAGATTGGTTGAGTGACGGGCTCGAGGTGCCGATCGACTCACGTCACAAGATCGCCGACCTGGATGCCGCCCTCAAACGTCAGACAAATCGCGGCCGGATCGGCCGAGTTGTCGTCGACGTTTCCGGGTGGCAGTTGTAG
- a CDS encoding VOC family protein, producing the protein MHPSITHGAFSWSELMTADPDAAIKFYATILPWANQTMPMPQGDYHLQKVGEKPVAGVMAPPDADIPTAWVHYITVDDVDDVAARAVELGGNGSFSYNAIDNEAVTYCNTDDGGFTDLDKWTSLSGGIQTKYLLYTDIAQVVGAGPFDLAPGNSTEVAFALVAAESVDDVLLYADNAQRLWNEKLAALPTGVGTSRLPDPDVSTSLGSPYPNPTAGPVTFPVQIGRPVESSLVISDILGRAVARVPVRPSTPGRQ; encoded by the coding sequence ATGCATCCATCCATCACACACGGCGCGTTCAGCTGGTCCGAGCTCATGACGGCTGACCCCGACGCTGCCATCAAGTTTTACGCGACCATTCTGCCCTGGGCCAACCAGACCATGCCGATGCCTCAGGGCGACTATCACCTACAGAAGGTCGGCGAGAAACCGGTCGCCGGGGTCATGGCTCCTCCCGATGCTGACATACCGACGGCCTGGGTGCATTACATAACGGTCGACGACGTCGACGACGTCGCGGCACGCGCTGTGGAGCTAGGAGGCAACGGCTCGTTTTCCTACAACGCCATCGACAATGAGGCGGTGACGTATTGCAACACGGACGATGGTGGCTTCACGGACCTAGATAAATGGACCTCCCTTAGCGGAGGAATCCAGACTAAGTACCTGTTGTACACTGATATTGCTCAGGTTGTCGGAGCCGGGCCGTTCGATCTGGCGCCGGGCAACTCGACGGAGGTCGCATTTGCGCTGGTGGCGGCCGAGAGTGTAGACGACGTCCTCCTCTACGCAGACAATGCTCAGCGACTGTGGAATGAGAAGCTCGCCGCGTTGCCCACAGGAGTCGGGACCAGTAGGTTGCCGGATCCGGACGTATCTACATCGTTGGGTTCGCCATACCCCAACCCGACTGCAGGTCCGGTTACATTTCCTGTGCAGATCGGCCGTCCGGTAGAGAGTTCGTTAGTCATTTCCGATATACTCGGCCGCGCAGTAGCACGCGTCCCTGTCCGACCCTCCACTCCCGGCCGTCAGTAG